The Thalassomonas actiniarum genome contains the following window.
TGGCACGGTATTGACTATGCCCTTGATCATTTATGTCTTGGGCTGGTATCGCTTTCTTAAAGGCGAAGATCGCAGTTTTAGCCAAAAGCTCTCAGGCATTAACCGCTGGGCCATTGGCTCCGGACTGGCCTTTTCGGTGATTATTGTCACCACTACACTGGCCTACAGCTTTGTCGGGGTCTCCATTGTCTTTGCCTTATTGCTGATGCGCGGCGGTGTCCTGGTGATGTCGCCGATAGTAGATCATTTTTCCGGGCGGCAAGTTCACTGGTATTCCTGGAGCGGACTTATGCTAAGTTTATTTGCCGTCGCCCTGGCCCTGGCACAGGCGGCAGAATATCAGCTGGCTCCGTTGGTGCTCCTTAACCTGGCGGCTTACCTGGGTGGTTATATATTCAGGCTCAGATTAATGTCCCATTATGCCAAAGATGCGCAGGAGTCGGTGAACCGGCAGTTTTTTGTCCAGGAAAATACTGTGGCGATGACGGCTTTGCTTGCCATTGCCGTGTTCACTGTGGTGTTCCACCTCAATCGCGGACAAATCTCCTTTGCCGATTATCTCTCGGTCATGGCCAGTTCCAAGGTGATTTACCCGGCCATGATGATCGGAGCTTTCTATGGCATTTTAGCCGTTTTTGGCAGTTTGATTTATCTGAACCGGCGGGAGAATACCTTTGCTATTCCGGTGAACCGCTGTGCCAGCTTATTATCCGGGGTGTGCGCCTCGTTCATTTTATACTTCTTCTTTGCCGGGCAGGAGCTCAGTATTGTTCAGCTCAGCAGTGCTTTTGCCATCTGCCTTGCTTTGACCTTAATGTCCTTTTTCGACAGCAAGCAGATCTCCGGACATCCCCATTCGCTGGAAAATCCGATGCAACGTATCTGGCTGTTTATTTGCGACGGTAACCGTATGCGTTCGCCCATGGCGGCGGCCATTTGCAATAAAGTGCTGGA
Protein-coding sequences here:
- a CDS encoding low molecular weight phosphatase family protein, giving the protein MKNQAQYYPVAASIWLLALGYFAFYIPYSALIKALSSGLLANLGVSSHALVLSPSAFLPWVLLGTVLTMPLIIYVLGWYRFLKGEDRSFSQKLSGINRWAIGSGLAFSVIIVTTTLAYSFVGVSIVFALLLMRGGVLVMSPIVDHFSGRQVHWYSWSGLMLSLFAVALALAQAAEYQLAPLVLLNLAAYLGGYIFRLRLMSHYAKDAQESVNRQFFVQENTVAMTALLAIAVFTVVFHLNRGQISFADYLSVMASSKVIYPAMMIGAFYGILAVFGSLIYLNRRENTFAIPVNRCASLLSGVCASFILYFFFAGQELSIVQLSSAFAICLALTLMSFFDSKQISGHPHSLENPMQRIWLFICDGNRMRSPMAAAICNKVLEKHFQQTSPEENTRDIYAESAALQLGQQRTMPDAARAALTDFDIELDEHRAQQVTEEHIHRAEKIYCMNESQCRELIALYPWIAAKVINLGGEAEIAKPEGLHKQHFIALGNILYQHIQGLLTSVALDEEEQPVLESGLERKNV